In a genomic window of Streptomyces roseoviridis:
- a CDS encoding HPr family phosphocarrier protein, with protein sequence MAERRVNVGWAEGLHARPASIFVRAATAAGVPVTIAKADGNPVNAASMLAVLGLGAQGGEEIVLASDADGAEAALDRLAKLVAEGLEELPETV encoded by the coding sequence ATGGCTGAGCGCCGCGTCAACGTCGGCTGGGCCGAGGGCCTGCACGCCCGCCCCGCCTCCATCTTCGTCCGTGCCGCCACGGCCGCCGGCGTCCCCGTGACGATCGCCAAGGCCGACGGCAACCCGGTGAACGCCGCGTCCATGCTCGCGGTGCTCGGCCTGGGTGCCCAGGGCGGCGAGGAGATCGTGCTCGCTTCGGACGCCGACGGCGCCGAGGCCGCGCTCGACCGCCTGGCGAAGCTGGTCGCCGAGGGTCTCGAGGAGCTTCCCGAGACCGTCTGA
- a CDS encoding nucleotide pyrophosphatase/phosphodiesterase family protein, translating to MVLPVALTGGWPDDPVPLDPASAPVPAYGTGSLADLLPTLVAGQGVPGFEARLTELEPADRNCVFLIDGLGWEQIKAHPDEAPYLTSLLAGSLGGTGRPLTAGFPATTATSLASVGTGQFPGTHGLPGYTVRNPDTGELMNQLRWNPWTSPPVWQPYPTVFRLADEAGIHTAQVSSPVFRDTPLTKIALSGGTFHGRLSGEERMDLAAEQLAAGDRSLVYTYYSELDGAGHRFGIGSDAWRGQLMFVDRLVQRLAEQLPPRSALYVTADHGMVDIPFDEDHRIDFDEDWELRAGVALLGGEGRARHVYAVPGAEADVLTCWREVLGDRFWVASRDEAIGLGWFGDRIDERVYGRIGDVIAAADGDLALTASVNEPNESAMVGMHGSMTPAEQLVPLLEVRT from the coding sequence ATGGTCCTGCCCGTGGCTCTGACCGGGGGCTGGCCCGACGACCCGGTTCCGCTGGACCCCGCCTCCGCGCCGGTCCCCGCCTACGGCACCGGCTCCCTCGCCGACCTCCTGCCCACGCTCGTCGCCGGGCAGGGAGTGCCCGGCTTCGAGGCGCGCCTGACGGAGCTGGAGCCCGCCGACCGCAACTGCGTCTTCCTCATCGACGGGCTCGGCTGGGAGCAGATCAAGGCCCACCCGGACGAGGCGCCCTACCTCACCTCGCTGCTCGCCGGCTCCCTCGGCGGCACCGGTCGCCCCCTCACCGCCGGCTTCCCCGCCACCACCGCGACCTCCCTCGCCTCGGTCGGCACCGGACAGTTCCCCGGCACCCACGGCCTGCCGGGCTACACCGTGCGGAACCCGGACACCGGCGAGCTGATGAACCAGCTCCGCTGGAACCCCTGGACCTCGCCGCCGGTCTGGCAGCCGTACCCCACCGTCTTCCGGCTCGCCGACGAGGCCGGGATCCACACCGCCCAGGTGTCCTCGCCGGTCTTCCGGGACACCCCGCTCACCAAGATCGCGCTGAGCGGCGGAACGTTCCACGGACGGCTCTCCGGCGAGGAGCGCATGGACCTGGCCGCCGAGCAGCTCGCCGCCGGCGACCGCTCCCTGGTCTACACGTACTACAGCGAGCTCGACGGCGCCGGACACCGCTTCGGCATCGGATCCGACGCCTGGCGCGGCCAGCTGATGTTCGTCGACCGGCTCGTCCAGCGGCTCGCCGAACAGCTCCCGCCCCGCTCGGCCCTCTACGTCACCGCCGACCACGGCATGGTCGACATCCCGTTCGACGAGGACCACCGGATCGACTTCGACGAGGACTGGGAGCTGCGCGCCGGCGTCGCCCTCCTCGGCGGCGAGGGCCGGGCCCGCCACGTCTACGCCGTTCCCGGTGCCGAGGCGGACGTCCTCACCTGCTGGCGCGAGGTGCTCGGCGACCGCTTCTGGGTGGCGAGCCGCGACGAGGCCATCGGACTCGGCTGGTTCGGCGACCGGATCGACGAGCGGGTGTACGGACGGATCGGCGACGTGATCGCCGCCGCCGACGGCGACCTCGCCCTCACGGCCTCCGTCAACGAGCCCAACGAGTCCGCCATGGTGGGCATGCACGGGTCGATGACGCCGGCGGAGCAGCTGGTGCCGCTCCTCGAAGTCCGTACCTGA
- a CDS encoding DUF5998 family protein, with protein MAKTGTTTQGLRAAIERSGYYPALVAEAVEAAVGGEAVTSYVVHQETTFDANEVRRHVTVLVLTANRFIVSHTDEQAADSSSPTPYATTSTESVKLDRISSIVVSRVVANPESYTPGTLPREVVLTIGWGAVSRIDLEPAACGDPNCDADHGYTGNSTADDLSLRVSDAGDGPDTVRQTLAFAQALSEATASTQAAR; from the coding sequence ATGGCGAAGACCGGTACGACGACCCAGGGGCTGCGCGCGGCGATCGAGCGCAGCGGCTACTACCCGGCCCTCGTGGCCGAGGCGGTGGAGGCCGCCGTCGGCGGCGAGGCCGTCACGTCGTACGTGGTCCACCAGGAGACCACCTTCGACGCAAACGAGGTCCGCCGCCACGTCACCGTGCTCGTCCTGACGGCCAACCGCTTCATCGTCAGCCACACCGACGAGCAGGCCGCCGACAGCAGCTCCCCGACGCCGTACGCCACCACGTCCACCGAGTCCGTGAAGCTCGACCGGATCTCCTCGATCGTGGTCAGCCGGGTCGTCGCCAACCCCGAGTCGTACACCCCGGGCACCCTGCCCCGCGAGGTCGTCCTCACCATCGGCTGGGGCGCCGTCTCCCGGATCGACCTGGAGCCGGCCGCCTGCGGTGATCCGAACTGCGACGCCGACCACGGCTACACCGGCAACTCCACCGCCGACGACCTCAGCCTCCGGGTCAGCGACGCCGGCGACGGCCCCGACACCGTCCGGCAGACCCTGGCCTTCGCCCAGGCGCTGTCCGAGGCCACCGCGTCGACCCAGGCCGCCCGCTGA
- a CDS encoding GNAT family N-acetyltransferase produces the protein MQSASEQSEQPEHAYPDHWEADVVLRDGGTARIRPITAEDADRLVSFYEQVSDESKYYRFFAPYPRLSAKDVHRFTHHDFVDRVGLAATVGGDFIATVRYDRINEQGRPASAPADEAEVAFLVQDAHQGRGVASALLEHIAAVARERGIRRFAAEVLPANTKMIKVFTDAGYTQKRSFEDGSVRLHLDLEPTDRSLAVQRAREQRAEARSVQRLLAPRSVAVIGAGRAPGGVGRTVLRNLLDCGYTGRVHAVNAALGEGRHELEGVPAFRSVADIGEPVDLAVVAVPAERVPEAVADCGEHGVRGLVVLSAGYAESGAEGRERQRALVRQARSYGMRIIGPNAFGIINTAESVRLNASLAPQMPTAGRIGLFTQSGAIGIALLAGLHRRGAGLSSFLSAGNRADVSGNDLLQHWYDDPATDVVLLYLESIGNPRKFTRLARRTAAVKPVVVVKGARHSGSAPPGHRVPVTRIPHATVSALLRQAGVIRVDTVTELVDAGLLLADQPLPAGPRVAILGNSESLGLLTYDACLTEGLRPLRPLDLTTGATPADFRAALTAALADDACDAVVVTAIPWVGENGATESGDGEVLATALRAAVAAAPGPAKPVVVVHVEMGALAEALSAATRTRPAGPAAPPAPTGERPAGLTDRPVGLTDRPAALADRPAGATAPRPLTEEPPAPSGTASSAPASAAGVPGTHPAPPASAAAAPASGSGTGGPATSDVEHPEAADPAPTRGPIPAYPAAERAVRALAEAVRYGQWRRQTATDPGRVPEFDHIDEAGAAALIDRILGAPAVDTRGVTLGTDDTLALLGRYGIEVLPTLPAPTPDEAVRAAARLGFPVALKTTAPHLRHRPDLGGVRLDLASEEQLRTAYTELTDTLGKPEELQPVVQAMVPRGVDTVVRAAIDPAVGAVLSFGLAGAPSELLGDMSHRLVPATDRDAADLVRSIRTAPLLFGWRGSAPVDTPALEELLLRVSRLVDDHPEVVAISLEPVVVARRGLSVLGATVRLAPPPPRSDLGPRRLPSYQ, from the coding sequence ATGCAGAGCGCGTCGGAACAGTCGGAGCAGCCGGAACACGCGTATCCCGACCACTGGGAAGCGGACGTGGTCCTCCGCGACGGCGGCACCGCACGCATCAGGCCCATCACCGCCGAGGACGCCGACCGGCTGGTCAGCTTCTACGAGCAGGTCTCGGACGAGTCCAAGTACTACCGCTTCTTCGCGCCCTACCCGCGCCTGTCCGCCAAGGACGTCCACCGCTTCACCCACCACGACTTCGTGGACCGGGTGGGACTCGCGGCGACCGTCGGCGGCGACTTCATCGCCACCGTCCGCTACGACCGCATCAACGAGCAGGGCCGCCCCGCCTCCGCCCCCGCCGACGAGGCCGAGGTCGCCTTCCTGGTGCAGGACGCCCACCAGGGACGGGGGGTCGCCTCCGCCCTCCTCGAACACATCGCGGCGGTCGCCCGCGAGCGCGGGATCCGGCGGTTCGCCGCCGAGGTGCTGCCCGCCAACACCAAGATGATCAAGGTCTTCACGGACGCCGGCTACACCCAGAAGCGCAGCTTCGAGGACGGCTCCGTCCGCCTCCACCTCGACCTGGAGCCCACCGACCGCTCCCTCGCCGTCCAGCGCGCCCGTGAACAGCGCGCCGAGGCCCGCTCCGTGCAACGGCTCCTCGCCCCCCGCTCCGTCGCGGTGATCGGCGCCGGCCGCGCCCCCGGTGGAGTCGGGCGGACCGTGCTGCGCAACCTCCTCGACTGCGGCTACACCGGCCGCGTCCACGCGGTGAACGCCGCACTGGGGGAGGGGCGGCACGAACTGGAGGGCGTCCCCGCCTTCCGCTCCGTCGCCGACATCGGCGAGCCCGTCGACCTCGCCGTCGTCGCCGTTCCCGCCGAGCGCGTCCCCGAAGCCGTCGCGGACTGCGGCGAACACGGGGTGCGCGGACTGGTCGTGCTCTCGGCCGGATACGCGGAGAGCGGGGCCGAGGGCCGCGAACGCCAGCGCGCCCTGGTGCGCCAGGCCCGCTCGTACGGGATGCGGATCATCGGACCCAACGCCTTCGGGATCATCAATACGGCCGAGTCCGTACGGCTGAACGCCTCGCTCGCCCCCCAGATGCCGACCGCCGGACGGATCGGGCTCTTCACCCAGTCCGGCGCCATCGGCATCGCGCTCCTCGCCGGACTGCACCGGCGCGGCGCGGGACTCTCCTCCTTCCTCTCGGCCGGCAACCGCGCCGACGTCTCCGGCAACGACCTCCTCCAGCACTGGTACGACGACCCCGCCACCGACGTCGTCCTGCTCTACCTGGAGTCGATCGGCAACCCCCGGAAGTTCACCCGGCTCGCCCGCCGGACGGCCGCCGTCAAGCCGGTCGTGGTCGTCAAGGGCGCGCGGCACAGCGGCAGCGCCCCGCCCGGCCACCGCGTCCCGGTCACCCGCATCCCGCACGCCACCGTCTCCGCCCTGCTGCGCCAGGCGGGCGTCATCCGCGTCGACACCGTCACCGAACTCGTCGACGCGGGCCTCCTGCTCGCCGACCAGCCCCTGCCGGCGGGCCCGCGCGTCGCCATCCTCGGCAACTCCGAGTCCCTCGGGCTGCTCACCTACGACGCCTGCCTCACCGAGGGCCTGCGGCCGCTGCGTCCCCTCGACCTGACCACCGGCGCCACTCCCGCCGACTTCCGCGCCGCGCTCACGGCCGCCCTCGCCGACGACGCCTGCGACGCCGTGGTCGTCACCGCCATCCCCTGGGTCGGCGAGAACGGCGCCACCGAGTCGGGCGACGGCGAGGTCCTGGCCACCGCCCTCCGCGCCGCCGTGGCCGCCGCCCCCGGCCCGGCCAAGCCGGTCGTCGTCGTCCACGTCGAGATGGGCGCCCTCGCCGAGGCCCTGTCCGCCGCCACCCGCACGCGCCCCGCGGGCCCGGCGGCCCCGCCCGCCCCCACGGGGGAGCGCCCGGCCGGCCTCACGGACCGCCCGGTCGGCCTCACGGACCGCCCGGCCGCCCTCGCGGACCGCCCGGCCGGCGCCACCGCGCCGAGGCCCCTGACCGAGGAGCCGCCCGCGCCCTCCGGGACCGCCTCCTCGGCACCCGCCTCCGCCGCCGGGGTGCCCGGCACTCACCCGGCCCCGCCCGCCTCCGCCGCGGCGGCACCCGCCTCCGGCTCGGGGACGGGCGGCCCCGCGACGTCCGACGTCGAACACCCGGAAGCGGCCGACCCGGCGCCCACCCGGGGCCCCATCCCCGCCTATCCCGCCGCCGAGCGGGCCGTGAGGGCCCTCGCCGAGGCCGTCCGCTACGGCCAGTGGCGCCGCCAGACCGCCACCGACCCCGGGCGGGTGCCCGAGTTCGACCACATCGACGAGGCCGGCGCCGCCGCCCTCATCGACCGGATCCTCGGCGCGCCCGCCGTCGACACGCGCGGCGTGACCCTCGGCACCGACGACACCCTCGCCCTGCTCGGGCGGTACGGGATCGAGGTCCTGCCCACCCTGCCCGCACCCACCCCCGACGAGGCCGTACGGGCCGCCGCCCGCCTCGGCTTCCCCGTCGCCCTCAAGACCACGGCCCCCCACCTGCGCCACCGCCCCGACCTCGGCGGCGTACGCCTCGACCTCGCGAGCGAGGAACAGCTCCGCACGGCCTACACCGAGCTCACCGACACCCTCGGCAAGCCCGAGGAACTCCAGCCGGTCGTGCAGGCCATGGTGCCCCGCGGCGTCGACACCGTCGTCCGCGCCGCCATCGACCCGGCCGTCGGCGCCGTCCTCTCCTTCGGTCTCGCCGGCGCCCCCTCCGAGCTCCTCGGCGACATGTCCCACCGGCTCGTCCCCGCCACCGACCGGGACGCGGCCGACCTCGTCCGCTCCATCCGCACCGCCCCGCTCCTCTTCGGCTGGCGCGGCTCCGCCCCCGTCGACACCCCCGCCCTCGAAGAACTGCTGCTGCGGGTCTCCCGGCTCGTCGACGACCACCCCGAGGTCGTCGCCATCTCCCTCGAACCCGTCGTCGTCGCCCGCCGCGGCCTCTCCGTCCTCGGCGCCACCGTCCGCCTCGCCCCGCCCCCGCCGCGCAGCGACCTCGGCCCGCGCCGCCTCCCGAGCTACCAGTGA
- a CDS encoding GntR family transcriptional regulator, translating to MRIPAHSVCTAIRDDIVTGTFERGARLTEEQLARRYGVSRVPVREALRTLESEGFVVTRRHAGAQVAEPTEQEAADLLEMRSLLEPLGAARAAQRRTDAHLKVLRGLVRLGQERARGGQGEDLASLGGWFHETLAQASGSPPLTALLTQLRHKIAWMYAVEPAVRPVEAWAEHGAIVDAVARGDAERARALTALHVEHALPQHRLKRPERPRVRVSQHVVNIAGRGN from the coding sequence ATGCGCATTCCCGCGCACTCGGTATGCACGGCGATCCGGGACGACATCGTCACCGGAACGTTCGAGCGGGGCGCCCGGCTGACGGAGGAACAGCTCGCCCGCCGCTACGGGGTCTCCCGCGTCCCGGTCCGCGAGGCCCTGCGCACCCTGGAGTCCGAGGGCTTCGTGGTCACCCGCCGCCATGCCGGCGCCCAGGTCGCCGAGCCCACCGAGCAGGAGGCGGCCGACCTGCTCGAGATGCGGTCCCTGCTCGAACCGCTGGGCGCCGCCCGGGCCGCGCAGCGGCGCACCGACGCCCACCTCAAGGTGCTGCGCGGCCTGGTCAGACTGGGGCAGGAGCGGGCCAGGGGCGGCCAGGGCGAGGACCTGGCCTCGCTGGGCGGCTGGTTCCACGAGACCCTGGCGCAGGCGTCCGGCAGCCCGCCGCTCACGGCGCTGCTCACCCAGCTGCGGCACAAGATCGCCTGGATGTACGCGGTCGAGCCGGCGGTCCGGCCCGTGGAGGCGTGGGCCGAGCACGGGGCCATCGTCGACGCCGTGGCGCGCGGGGACGCCGAGCGGGCCCGGGCGCTGACCGCGCTGCACGTGGAGCACGCACTGCCGCAGCACCGGCTGAAACGGCCGGAGCGGCCGCGTGTGAGGGTTTCGCAACATGTCGTCAACATCGCCGGCCGGGGGAATTAA
- a CDS encoding M23 family metallopeptidase translates to MAFTRATGKHRGPSRLARRSAGIAGVATLATTGVIGTLASPAFAADTEEPSPEDTGLTQVITEESLAERVDAQAAAQEEEAYEAAARVKAAAEAKRKAEARAKEARAAKERAAREAERKRLNSFQLPVAGTYVSTGYKTGGSLWSSGSHSGIDFHASYGSKVVSVGSGTVVEAGWGGAYGNNIVIRMHDGTYTQYGHLSAINVYVGQKVTPGEQIGVSGSSGNSTGPHLHFEARTSAEYGSDINPISYLRARGVNV, encoded by the coding sequence ATGGCGTTCACCCGTGCCACCGGGAAGCATCGTGGTCCGAGCCGTCTGGCGCGCCGCAGCGCCGGCATCGCCGGCGTGGCGACGCTCGCCACCACCGGCGTCATCGGCACCCTCGCCTCCCCGGCGTTCGCCGCCGACACGGAGGAGCCCTCTCCCGAGGACACCGGCCTCACCCAGGTGATCACCGAGGAGTCCCTCGCCGAGCGGGTCGACGCCCAGGCCGCCGCCCAGGAGGAGGAGGCCTACGAGGCCGCCGCCCGCGTCAAGGCCGCCGCCGAGGCGAAGCGCAAGGCCGAGGCCCGCGCCAAGGAGGCCCGTGCCGCCAAGGAGCGCGCCGCCCGCGAGGCCGAGCGCAAGCGCCTGAACTCCTTCCAGCTCCCCGTCGCCGGCACGTACGTGTCCACCGGCTACAAGACCGGTGGCTCGCTCTGGTCCTCCGGCAGCCACTCCGGCATCGACTTCCACGCCTCCTACGGCAGCAAGGTCGTCTCCGTCGGCTCCGGCACCGTCGTCGAGGCCGGCTGGGGCGGCGCGTACGGCAACAACATCGTCATCCGGATGCACGACGGCACGTACACCCAGTACGGCCACCTCTCGGCGATCAACGTCTACGTCGGCCAGAAGGTCACCCCCGGCGAGCAGATCGGCGTCTCCGGCTCGTCCGGCAACTCCACCGGCCCGCACCTCCACTTCGAGGCGCGCACCAGCGCCGAGTACGGCTCGGACATCAACCCGATCTCCTACCTCCGCGCCCGCGGCGTGAACGTCTGA